The proteins below are encoded in one region of Pseudomonas entomophila L48:
- the glmS gene encoding glutamine--fructose-6-phosphate transaminase (isomerizing), whose protein sequence is MCGIVGAVAERNITAILIEGLKRLEYRGYDSAGLAVYTQQGELQRRRRIGKVAELDAANAAEPLIGQLGIAHTRWATHGAPTEGNAHPHFSASDVAVVHNGIIENHEELRDELKGLGYVFDSQTDTEVIVHLIHHTLKSIPDLTDALKSAVKRLHGAYGLALISKQQPDRLVAARSGSPLVIGLGLGENFLASDQLALRQVTDRFMYLEEGDIAEIRRDQVKIWDQAGHPVQRETVQYHEGAEAADKGEFRHFMLKEIHEQPTVVQRTLEGRLGKDHVMVQAFGPKAAELFAKVRNVQIVACGTSYHAGMVARYWLESLAGIPCQVEVASEFRYRKVVVQPDTLFVSISQSGETADTLAALRNAKELGFLGSLAICNVGISSLVRESDLTLLTLAGPEIGVASTKAFTTQLVSLMLLTLALGQVRGTLEAGVEAELVEELRRLPARLGEALAMDSVVEKTAELFADKHHTLFLGRGAQYPVAMEGALKLKEISYIHAEAYPAGELKHGPLALVDNDMPVVTVAPNNELLEKLKSNLQEVRARGGELVVFADENAGMSNGEGTHVIKVPHINDALAPILYTIPLQLLSYYVAVLKGTDVDQPRNLAKSVTVE, encoded by the coding sequence ATGTGTGGAATCGTTGGTGCTGTAGCCGAGCGCAACATTACGGCCATCCTCATCGAAGGTCTCAAACGCCTCGAGTACCGCGGCTATGACAGCGCTGGCCTGGCTGTCTACACCCAGCAGGGTGAGCTGCAGCGTCGCCGCCGCATCGGCAAGGTCGCCGAACTGGACGCCGCCAATGCCGCCGAGCCGCTGATCGGCCAGCTGGGCATCGCCCACACCCGCTGGGCCACTCATGGCGCGCCGACCGAGGGCAATGCCCACCCGCATTTCTCTGCGAGCGACGTGGCGGTGGTGCACAACGGCATCATCGAGAACCACGAAGAGCTGCGTGATGAGCTCAAGGGCCTGGGCTACGTGTTCGACTCGCAGACCGATACCGAGGTTATCGTCCACCTGATCCACCACACCCTCAAGAGCATCCCGGACCTCACCGATGCGCTCAAGTCCGCGGTCAAGCGCCTGCACGGCGCCTACGGCCTGGCGCTGATCAGCAAGCAGCAGCCTGATCGCCTGGTGGCCGCGCGCAGCGGCAGCCCGCTGGTGATCGGCCTGGGCCTGGGTGAGAACTTCCTGGCGTCCGACCAGTTGGCCCTGCGCCAGGTCACCGATCGTTTCATGTACCTGGAGGAGGGTGATATCGCCGAGATCCGCCGTGACCAGGTGAAGATCTGGGATCAGGCCGGCCACCCTGTCCAGCGTGAAACCGTGCAGTATCACGAAGGTGCCGAAGCCGCCGACAAGGGCGAGTTCCGCCACTTCATGCTCAAGGAGATCCATGAGCAGCCGACCGTGGTGCAGCGCACCCTGGAAGGGCGCCTGGGCAAGGACCACGTCATGGTCCAGGCCTTTGGCCCGAAGGCGGCCGAGCTGTTCGCCAAAGTGCGTAACGTGCAGATCGTTGCCTGCGGTACCAGCTACCACGCCGGCATGGTCGCCCGTTACTGGCTCGAGAGCCTGGCCGGTATCCCGTGCCAGGTGGAAGTGGCCAGCGAGTTCCGCTACCGCAAGGTCGTGGTACAGCCGGACACCCTGTTCGTCTCCATCTCCCAGTCGGGCGAGACCGCCGATACCCTGGCCGCCCTGCGCAATGCCAAGGAGCTGGGTTTCCTCGGCAGCCTGGCAATCTGCAACGTCGGCATCAGCTCGTTGGTTCGCGAATCCGACCTGACCCTGCTGACCCTGGCGGGCCCGGAAATCGGCGTAGCTTCCACCAAGGCCTTCACCACCCAGCTGGTATCGCTGATGCTGCTGACCTTGGCCCTGGGCCAAGTGCGCGGCACCCTGGAAGCCGGCGTCGAAGCCGAGTTGGTGGAAGAACTGCGTCGCCTGCCGGCTCGCCTGGGTGAAGCACTGGCGATGGACAGCGTGGTCGAGAAGACCGCCGAGCTGTTCGCCGACAAGCACCACACCCTGTTCCTCGGCCGCGGTGCCCAGTACCCGGTGGCGATGGAAGGCGCGCTCAAGCTCAAGGAAATCTCCTATATCCACGCCGAAGCCTACCCGGCCGGTGAGCTCAAGCACGGCCCGCTGGCGCTGGTGGACAATGACATGCCGGTGGTCACCGTGGCGCCGAACAACGAGCTGCTGGAAAAGCTCAAGTCCAACCTGCAGGAAGTGCGCGCCCGTGGTGGCGAGCTGGTGGTGTTCGCTGACGAGAACGCTGGCATGAGCAACGGCGAGGGTACCCATGTGATCAAGGTGCCGCACATCAACGACGCCCTGGCGCCGATCCTCTACACCATTCCGCTGCAGTTGCTTTCTTATTATGTGGCAGTACTCAAGGGGACTGACGTGGATCAGCCACGTAACTTGGCTAAATCGGTCACAGTAGAGTGA
- a CDS encoding DeoR/GlpR family DNA-binding transcription regulator, whose amino-acid sequence MSKRNTPQRRRNILALLSEQGEVSVDALAKRFETSEVTIRKDLAALESHGLLLRRYGGAVPVPQEMLGEPAQPVSVYKKAIARAAVGRIREHARIIIDSGSTTAAMIPELGRQPGLVVMTNSLNVARAISELEHEPVLLMTGGTWDPHSESFQGQVAEQVLRSYDFDQLFIGADGIDLNRGTTTFNELLGLSRVMAEVAREVIVMVESDKVGRKIPNLELPWGSVHTLITDERLPAAAREHIQARGINLICAAISQEQ is encoded by the coding sequence ATGTCGAAACGAAACACGCCCCAACGCCGCCGTAACATCCTGGCCTTGCTCAGCGAGCAGGGCGAGGTGAGTGTGGATGCGTTGGCCAAACGCTTCGAAACCTCGGAAGTGACCATCCGCAAGGATCTCGCGGCGCTCGAATCCCACGGCCTGCTGCTGCGCCGCTACGGTGGTGCGGTACCCGTCCCGCAAGAAATGCTGGGCGAGCCCGCGCAGCCCGTCTCGGTCTACAAGAAGGCCATCGCCCGGGCCGCCGTGGGCCGGATTCGCGAACATGCGCGCATCATCATCGACAGCGGCAGCACCACGGCGGCCATGATCCCGGAACTGGGCCGCCAGCCAGGCCTGGTGGTAATGACCAACTCACTGAACGTGGCCCGCGCCATCAGCGAACTCGAGCACGAGCCGGTGCTGCTGATGACCGGCGGTACCTGGGACCCGCATTCCGAATCGTTCCAGGGGCAGGTCGCCGAGCAGGTCCTGCGTTCCTACGATTTCGACCAGCTGTTCATCGGTGCCGATGGCATCGACCTCAACCGCGGTACCACCACCTTCAATGAACTGCTCGGCCTGAGCCGGGTCATGGCCGAGGTGGCCCGCGAGGTGATCGTGATGGTCGAGTCCGATAAGGTTGGGCGCAAGATTCCCAACCTCGAGCTGCCCTGGGGCAGCGTGCACACCCTTATTACAGACGAACGCCTGCCCGCAGCGGCGCGCGAACATATTCAAGCCCGCGGCATCAACCTGATCTGTGCCGCGATCAGCCAGGAGCAATAA
- the glmU gene encoding bifunctional UDP-N-acetylglucosamine diphosphorylase/glucosamine-1-phosphate N-acetyltransferase GlmU, producing MSLDIVILAAGQGTRMRSALPKVLHPVAGNSMLGHVIHSARQLQPQGIHVVIGHGAEQVRERLAAEDLNFVMQDKQLGTGHAVAQALPAITADTVLVLYGDVPLIEVETLQRLLAKVSEQQLGLLTVTLQDPTGYGRIVRDAAGNVTAIVEHKDASEAQKAIKEGNTGILAMPAARLADWMGRLSNNNAQGEYYLTDVIAMAVADGLVVATEQPHDPMEVQGANDRRQLSELERHYQLREGRRLMAQGVTLRDPARFDVRGEVTVGRDVLIDINVILEGKVVIEDDVQIGPNCVIKDSTLRKGVVIKANSHIEGAVMGEGSDAGPFARLRPGSVLEAKAHVGNFVELKNAHLGEGAKAGHLTYLGDAEIGARTNIGAGTITCNYDGANKFRTVMGEDVFIGSNNSLVAPVEIQAGATTAAGSTITQTVEAGQLGVARARQRNIEGWKRPEKIKKS from the coding sequence ATGTCCCTCGATATCGTCATTCTCGCCGCAGGCCAGGGCACCCGCATGCGTTCCGCATTGCCCAAGGTGCTGCACCCGGTCGCCGGCAACTCCATGCTCGGCCACGTTATCCACAGCGCGCGCCAGTTGCAGCCCCAAGGTATCCACGTGGTCATCGGCCATGGTGCCGAGCAGGTACGTGAGCGCCTGGCCGCTGAGGACCTGAACTTCGTCATGCAGGACAAGCAACTGGGTACTGGTCATGCCGTGGCCCAGGCGCTTCCGGCAATTACTGCCGACACCGTGCTGGTGCTGTACGGTGATGTGCCGTTGATCGAGGTGGAGACCTTGCAGCGACTGCTGGCCAAGGTCAGCGAGCAGCAATTGGGTCTGCTCACGGTAACGCTGCAGGACCCGACGGGTTACGGCCGCATCGTGCGTGACGCAGCGGGTAACGTGACCGCTATCGTCGAGCACAAGGATGCCAGCGAAGCACAGAAAGCGATCAAGGAAGGCAACACCGGTATTCTCGCCATGCCTGCGGCGCGCCTGGCCGACTGGATGGGCCGGCTGTCCAACAACAATGCCCAGGGCGAGTACTACCTCACCGACGTGATCGCCATGGCCGTTGCCGATGGCCTGGTGGTCGCCACCGAGCAACCCCACGATCCGATGGAAGTGCAGGGGGCGAACGACCGTCGCCAACTGTCCGAACTCGAGCGTCATTACCAGTTGCGTGAAGGCCGCCGCCTGATGGCTCAGGGCGTGACCCTGCGTGATCCGGCGCGTTTCGATGTGCGCGGTGAAGTGACCGTCGGCCGCGATGTGCTCATCGATATCAACGTGATTCTCGAAGGCAAGGTGGTCATCGAGGATGACGTGCAGATCGGCCCCAACTGTGTGATCAAGGACAGCACCCTGCGCAAGGGCGTGGTGATCAAGGCCAACAGCCATATCGAAGGCGCGGTGATGGGCGAAGGCAGCGACGCCGGCCCGTTCGCTCGTCTGCGTCCAGGCAGTGTACTGGAAGCCAAGGCGCATGTGGGTAACTTCGTCGAGCTGAAGAATGCGCACCTGGGCGAAGGCGCCAAAGCTGGCCACCTGACTTACCTGGGTGACGCCGAGATCGGCGCGCGCACCAACATTGGTGCCGGTACCATTACCTGCAACTACGATGGCGCCAACAAGTTCCGCACCGTGATGGGTGAGGATGTGTTCATCGGCTCCAACAACTCGCTGGTAGCGCCTGTGGAAATCCAGGCGGGCGCTACCACAGCGGCGGGTTCGACTATCACCCAGACGGTGGAAGCAGGGCAACTGGGCGTGGCGCGAGCTCGCCAACGCAATATCGAAGGCTGGAAGCGGCCGGAGAAGATCAAGAAGAGCTGA
- a CDS encoding F0F1 ATP synthase subunit epsilon, whose amino-acid sequence MAMTVHCDIVSAEGEIFSGLVEMVVAHGNLGDLGIAPGHAPLITNLKPGPITLTKQGGDREVFYISGGFLEVQPNMVKVLADTVQRAADLDEAQAQEALKAAENALNAKSSDFDYGAAAARLAEAAAQLRTVQQLRKGK is encoded by the coding sequence ATGGCTATGACAGTCCATTGCGATATCGTCAGCGCGGAAGGAGAGATCTTTTCCGGCCTGGTCGAGATGGTAGTAGCGCACGGCAACCTGGGCGATCTGGGTATCGCTCCAGGCCACGCGCCGCTGATCACCAATCTCAAGCCAGGTCCGATCACGCTGACCAAGCAAGGTGGCGATCGTGAGGTGTTCTACATCTCCGGTGGCTTCCTCGAAGTGCAGCCGAACATGGTCAAGGTTCTTGCCGACACCGTGCAGCGCGCTGCCGACCTGGACGAAGCTCAGGCTCAGGAAGCCCTCAAGGCTGCCGAGAACGCCCTGAACGCGAAAAGCTCGGACTTCGACTACGGCGCTGCCGCCGCACGTCTGGCCGAGGCTGCAGCTCAGTTGCGTACTGTCCAGCAATTGCGCAAAGGCAAGTAA
- the atpD gene encoding F0F1 ATP synthase subunit beta, producing MSSGRIVQIIGAVIDVEFPRDAVPSVYNALKVQGAETTLEVQQQLGDGVVRTIAMGSTEGLKRGLDVVDTKAAISVPVGKATLGRIMDVLGNPIDEAGPIGEEERRGIHRKAPSFAEQAGGNDLLETGIKVIDLVCPFAKGGKVGLFGGAGVGKTVNMMELIRNIAIEHSGYSVFAGVGERTREGNDFYHEMKDSNVLDKVALVYGQMNEPPGNRLRVALTGLTMAEKFRDEGNDVLLFVDNIYRYTLAGTEVSALLGRMPSAVGYQPTLAEEMGVLQERITSTKEGSITSIQAVYVPADDLTDPSPATTFAHLDATVVLSRDIASLGIYPAVDPLDSTSRQLDPNVIGNEHYETARQVQYVLQRYKELKDIIAILGMDELSETDKQLVARARKIQRFLSQPFFVAEVFTGSPGKYVSLKDTIAGFSGILKGDYDHLPEQAFYMVGSIDEAIEKAKKL from the coding sequence ATGAGTAGCGGACGTATCGTTCAAATCATCGGCGCCGTCATCGACGTGGAATTCCCACGTGATGCCGTGCCGAGTGTTTACAACGCGCTGAAAGTACAAGGCGCGGAAACCACCCTCGAAGTTCAGCAGCAGCTGGGCGACGGCGTGGTTCGTACCATTGCGATGGGCTCGACCGAAGGTCTGAAGCGCGGTCTGGATGTTGTCGACACCAAGGCTGCCATCTCGGTACCTGTCGGTAAGGCAACCCTGGGTCGTATCATGGACGTCCTGGGCAACCCGATCGACGAAGCTGGCCCGATCGGTGAAGAAGAGCGTCGCGGTATCCACCGTAAAGCGCCTTCCTTCGCTGAACAGGCAGGCGGCAACGACCTGCTGGAAACCGGCATCAAGGTTATCGACCTGGTCTGCCCGTTCGCCAAGGGTGGTAAGGTTGGTCTGTTCGGTGGCGCCGGTGTCGGCAAGACCGTAAACATGATGGAACTGATCCGTAACATCGCAATCGAGCACAGCGGTTACTCCGTGTTCGCCGGTGTGGGTGAGCGTACTCGTGAGGGTAACGACTTCTACCACGAGATGAAGGACTCCAACGTTCTCGACAAGGTAGCGCTGGTCTACGGTCAGATGAACGAGCCACCAGGAAACCGTCTGCGCGTAGCGCTGACCGGCCTGACCATGGCTGAAAAGTTCCGTGACGAAGGTAACGACGTTCTGCTGTTCGTCGACAACATCTATCGTTACACCCTGGCCGGTACCGAAGTATCCGCACTGCTGGGCCGTATGCCTTCGGCAGTAGGTTACCAGCCGACCCTGGCTGAAGAGATGGGCGTTCTGCAAGAGCGCATCACTTCGACCAAGGAAGGCTCGATCACCTCGATCCAGGCCGTATACGTACCTGCGGACGACCTGACCGACCCGTCGCCAGCCACCACCTTCGCCCACCTGGACGCCACCGTCGTTCTGTCCCGTGACATCGCCTCCCTGGGTATCTACCCAGCGGTCGATCCACTGGACTCGACTTCGCGCCAGCTGGACCCGAACGTGATCGGCAACGAGCACTACGAAACCGCCCGCCAGGTTCAGTATGTTCTGCAGCGCTACAAAGAGCTGAAAGACATCATCGCGATCCTGGGTATGGACGAGCTGTCCGAGACCGACAAGCAACTGGTTGCCCGCGCTCGTAAGATCCAGCGCTTCCTGTCGCAGCCGTTCTTCGTGGCCGAAGTCTTCACCGGCTCGCCAGGTAAGTACGTTTCGCTCAAGGACACCATCGCTGGCTTCAGCGGTATCCTCAAAGGTGACTACGACCACCTGCCAGAACAAGCGTTCTACATGGTCGGCAGCATCGACGAAGCGATCGAGAAAGCCAAGAAACTGTAA
- the atpG gene encoding F0F1 ATP synthase subunit gamma translates to MAGAKEIRSKIASIKSTQKITSAMEKVAVSKMRKAQMRMAASRPYAERIRQVIGHLANANPEYRHPFMIERPVKRAGYIVVSSDRGLCGGLNTNLFKALVKDMNENREQGVEIDLCVIGSKGATFFRIFGGNVVAAISHLGEEPSINDLIGSVKVMLDAYLDGRIDRLSVVSNKFINTMTQKPTVEQLVPLVATPDQDLKHHWDYLYEPDAKELLDGLMVRYVESQVYQAVVENNAAEQAARMIAMKNATDNAGDLISELQLIYNKARQAAITQEISEIVGGAAAV, encoded by the coding sequence ATGGCAGGCGCAAAAGAGATTCGCAGTAAGATTGCGAGCATCAAAAGCACGCAAAAAATTACCAGCGCCATGGAGAAAGTGGCGGTCAGCAAAATGCGCAAGGCACAAATGCGCATGGCTGCTAGCCGTCCTTACGCGGAGCGTATCCGCCAGGTGATCGGTCATCTGGCCAACGCCAACCCGGAATACCGCCACCCGTTCATGATCGAGCGCCCTGTAAAGCGCGCTGGTTATATCGTGGTGAGCAGTGACCGTGGTCTGTGCGGTGGCTTGAATACCAACCTGTTCAAGGCCCTGGTCAAGGACATGAACGAAAACCGCGAACAGGGCGTGGAAATCGACCTGTGCGTGATCGGTAGCAAGGGTGCGACTTTCTTCCGCATCTTTGGCGGCAACGTCGTAGCCGCGATCAGCCACCTGGGCGAAGAGCCATCGATCAACGATCTGATCGGCTCCGTCAAAGTGATGCTGGACGCCTACCTGGACGGCCGTATCGATCGCCTTTCGGTGGTTTCGAACAAGTTCATCAACACCATGACCCAAAAACCGACGGTCGAGCAATTGGTACCGTTGGTGGCAACCCCGGATCAGGATCTCAAGCATCACTGGGACTACCTGTACGAACCCGACGCAAAAGAGCTGCTGGACGGCTTGATGGTGCGTTACGTGGAGTCGCAGGTGTACCAGGCGGTGGTCGAGAACAACGCTGCTGAACAAGCGGCCCGGATGATCGCCATGAAGAACGCCACAGACAACGCCGGTGATTTGATCAGCGAACTCCAGCTGATCTACAACAAGGCGCGTCAGGCTGCGATCACCCAGGAGATCTCGGAAATCGTCGGCGGCGCTGCCGCGGTTTAA
- the atpA gene encoding F0F1 ATP synthase subunit alpha gives MQQLNPSEISEIIKGRIEKLDVSSQARNEGTVVSVSDGIVRIHGLADVMYGEMIEFPGSVFGMALNLEQDSVGAVVLGDYTSLAEGMSAKCTGRILEVPVGKELLGRVVDALGNPIDGKGPLNNTETDAVEKVAPGVIWRKSVDQPVQTGYKSVDAMIPVGRGQRELIIGDRQIGKTAMAVDAIINQKNSGIFCVYVAVGQKQSTIANVVRKLEEAGALANTIVVAASASESAALQFLAPYAGCTMGEFFRDRGEDALIVYDDLSKQAVAYRQISLLLRRPPGREAYPGDVFYLHSRLLERASRVSEEYVEKFTNGAVTGKTGSLTALPIIETQAGDVSAFVPTNVISITDGQIFLESAMFNAGIRPAVNAGVSVSRVGGAAQTKIIKKLSGGIRTALAQYRELAAFAQFASDLDEATRKQLEHGQRVTELMKQKQYAPMSIADMALSLYAAERGFLTDVEVAKVGSFEQALIAYFNRDHAELMAKINVKGDFNDEIDAGMKAGIEKFKATQTW, from the coding sequence ATGCAGCAACTCAATCCTTCCGAAATTAGTGAAATCATCAAGGGCCGCATCGAGAAACTCGATGTCAGCTCCCAAGCCCGTAACGAAGGTACCGTCGTAAGCGTTTCCGACGGTATCGTACGGATCCACGGTCTGGCCGACGTCATGTACGGCGAAATGATCGAGTTCCCGGGCAGCGTCTTCGGTATGGCACTGAACCTGGAGCAAGACTCCGTGGGTGCAGTTGTCCTGGGCGACTACACCTCGCTCGCCGAAGGCATGTCGGCCAAGTGCACCGGCCGCATCCTGGAAGTTCCGGTTGGTAAGGAACTGCTGGGTCGCGTCGTCGACGCACTGGGCAACCCGATCGACGGCAAAGGTCCGCTGAACAACACCGAGACCGACGCGGTCGAGAAAGTTGCTCCAGGCGTGATCTGGCGTAAGTCGGTAGACCAGCCTGTACAGACTGGCTACAAGTCGGTCGACGCCATGATCCCGGTTGGCCGTGGCCAGCGCGAGCTGATCATCGGTGACCGTCAGATCGGTAAGACCGCCATGGCGGTCGACGCGATCATCAACCAGAAAAACAGCGGCATCTTCTGCGTCTACGTGGCCGTCGGCCAGAAGCAGTCGACCATCGCCAACGTTGTTCGCAAGCTGGAAGAAGCCGGCGCCCTGGCCAACACCATCGTTGTTGCCGCCAGCGCCTCGGAATCCGCCGCACTGCAGTTCCTGGCCCCATACGCCGGCTGCACCATGGGCGAGTTCTTCCGTGACCGCGGTGAAGACGCCCTGATCGTTTACGATGACCTGTCCAAGCAGGCCGTTGCCTACCGTCAGATCTCCCTGCTGCTGCGCCGTCCACCAGGACGTGAAGCGTACCCAGGCGACGTGTTCTATCTCCACTCCCGTCTGCTGGAGCGTGCATCGCGCGTTTCCGAAGAGTACGTCGAGAAGTTCACCAACGGTGCCGTAACTGGCAAGACTGGCTCGCTGACCGCTCTGCCGATCATCGAAACCCAGGCTGGCGACGTTTCCGCGTTCGTTCCGACCAACGTGATCTCGATCACCGACGGTCAGATCTTCCTGGAATCGGCCATGTTCAACGCAGGCATCCGTCCTGCCGTTAACGCCGGTGTATCGGTATCCCGTGTTGGTGGTGCCGCCCAGACCAAGATCATCAAGAAGCTGTCCGGTGGTATCCGTACCGCTCTGGCTCAGTACCGTGAACTGGCGGCATTCGCCCAGTTCGCTTCTGACCTGGACGAGGCTACCCGCAAGCAGCTGGAGCATGGTCAGCGCGTTACCGAGCTGATGAAGCAGAAGCAGTACGCGCCAATGTCGATCGCCGACATGGCCCTGTCGCTGTACGCCGCTGAGCGTGGTTTCCTGACCGACGTAGAAGTCGCCAAGGTCGGTAGCTTCGAGCAAGCTCTGATCGCCTACTTCAACCGTGATCACGCCGAACTGATGGCGAAGATCAACGTGAAGGGTGACTTCAACGACGAAATCGACGCTGGCATGAAAGCCGGTATCGAGAAGTTCAAGGCCACCCAGACCTGGTAA
- a CDS encoding F0F1 ATP synthase subunit delta, translated as MAELTTLARPYAKAAFEHAQAHQQLANWSAMLGLAAAVSEDGTMQRLLKAPQLTSAEKAAAFIEVCGDKFDAQAQNFIHVAAENDRLLLLPEISALFDLYKAEQEKSVDVEVTSAFALNQEQQDKLAKVLSARLGQEVRLHASEDASLIGGVVIRAGDLVIDGSVRGKIAKLAEALKS; from the coding sequence ATGGCAGAACTGACCACGTTGGCCCGACCTTACGCTAAGGCGGCCTTCGAGCACGCCCAGGCCCATCAGCAACTGGCCAATTGGTCAGCCATGCTCGGCCTGGCTGCTGCGGTGTCGGAAGACGGCACCATGCAGCGCCTGCTCAAGGCCCCGCAACTGACTAGCGCAGAAAAGGCCGCCGCATTCATTGAAGTGTGCGGTGACAAGTTTGACGCCCAGGCACAGAATTTCATTCATGTTGCCGCGGAAAACGACCGTCTCCTGCTTCTGCCGGAGATTTCGGCTCTGTTCGACCTGTACAAGGCCGAGCAAGAGAAATCCGTGGACGTGGAAGTCACCAGTGCTTTTGCGTTGAACCAAGAACAGCAAGACAAACTCGCCAAGGTTCTCAGTGCACGGTTAGGCCAGGAAGTGCGCCTGCACGCGTCGGAGGATGCCAGCCTGATCGGCGGCGTCGTCATCCGCGCCGGCGACCTGGTAATCGATGGCTCGGTTCGCGGCAAGATCGCGAAACTGGCCGAAGCATTGAAATCTTGA
- a CDS encoding F0F1 ATP synthase subunit B yields the protein MNINATLIGQSVAFLIFVLFCMKYVWPPVITALQERQKKIADGLDAANRAARDLELAQEKVGQQLREAKAQAAEIIEQSKKRAAQLVDEAREQARVEADRVKAQAQAEIEQELNSVKDALRAQVGALAVGGAEKILGATIDQNAHAELVNKLAAEI from the coding sequence GTGAACATTAATGCAACCCTGATTGGCCAATCCGTTGCTTTTCTGATTTTTGTACTCTTCTGCATGAAGTACGTATGGCCTCCGGTCATCACTGCCCTGCAAGAGCGCCAAAAGAAGATTGCCGACGGCTTGGACGCTGCCAACCGCGCAGCTCGCGACCTGGAGCTGGCCCAAGAAAAAGTGGGTCAGCAACTGCGTGAAGCGAAGGCACAGGCAGCCGAAATCATTGAGCAAAGCAAGAAACGCGCTGCTCAGCTTGTCGACGAAGCCCGTGAACAGGCTCGCGTCGAAGCTGACCGTGTGAAGGCTCAGGCTCAAGCCGAGATCGAACAGGAACTGAACAGCGTCAAAGACGCCCTGCGTGCCCAAGTGGGTGCCCTGGCCGTTGGCGGTGCTGAAAAGATCCTTGGCGCCACAATCGATCAAAACGCGCATGCGGAGCTGGTTAACAAACTGGCCGCTGAAATTTAA
- the atpE gene encoding F0F1 ATP synthase subunit C, with amino-acid sequence METVVGLTAIAVALLIGLGALGTAIGFGLLGGKFLEGAARQPEMVPMLQVKMFIVAGLLDAVTMIGVGIALFFTFANPFVGQIAG; translated from the coding sequence ATGGAAACTGTAGTTGGTCTGACCGCTATCGCTGTTGCTCTGCTGATCGGCCTGGGTGCTCTGGGTACCGCCATTGGTTTCGGCCTGCTGGGCGGCAAGTTCCTGGAAGGCGCTGCTCGTCAACCAGAAATGGTTCCGATGCTGCAGGTCAAAATGTTCATCGTTGCCGGTCTGCTCGACGCCGTCACCATGATCGGTGTTGGTATCGCTCTGTTCTTCACCTTCGCGAACCCCTTCGTTGGTCAGATCGCCGGCTAA
- the atpB gene encoding F0F1 ATP synthase subunit A: MAAETASGYIQHHLQNLTYGQLPDGSWGFAHSAAEAKAMGFWAFHVDTLGWSLAMGLLFIWLFRMAAKRATTGVPGGLQNFVEVLVQFVDSSVKDTFHGRNPLIAPLALTIFAWVFLMNSIDLVPVDWIPQIAMAISGDEHLFFRAVPTTDPNATLAMSLSVFALIIIYSIKVKGLGGFLGELTLHPFSSKNIVLQIILIPVNFLLEFVTLIAKPFSLALRLFGNMYAGELVFILIAVMFGAGLLWLSGIAVVLQWAWALIHIFIITLQAFIFMMLTIVYLSMAHEDNH, from the coding sequence ATGGCAGCAGAAACCGCTTCGGGCTATATCCAGCACCACTTGCAGAACCTGACCTACGGTCAACTACCAGACGGCAGCTGGGGCTTCGCCCATTCGGCTGCGGAAGCCAAGGCAATGGGCTTCTGGGCGTTCCACGTGGACACGCTCGGCTGGTCGCTGGCAATGGGCCTTCTTTTCATCTGGCTGTTCCGCATGGCGGCCAAGCGTGCGACCACTGGCGTTCCTGGAGGTCTGCAGAATTTTGTCGAGGTTTTGGTCCAGTTCGTCGACAGCAGTGTCAAGGACACGTTCCACGGGCGTAACCCTCTGATTGCCCCGCTGGCATTGACCATCTTCGCCTGGGTGTTCCTGATGAACTCCATCGACTTGGTTCCGGTCGACTGGATTCCACAGATTGCGATGGCGATTTCGGGTGATGAGCACCTGTTCTTCCGCGCCGTACCAACCACCGACCCGAACGCCACACTGGCGATGTCGCTGTCGGTCTTTGCCCTGATCATCATCTACAGCATCAAAGTCAAAGGCCTGGGTGGTTTCCTTGGCGAGCTGACCTTGCACCCGTTTTCCAGCAAGAACATCGTTTTGCAGATCATTCTGATTCCGGTCAACTTCCTGCTCGAATTCGTGACGCTGATCGCCAAACCGTTCTCTCTGGCGCTTCGTCTGTTCGGTAACATGTATGCAGGTGAGCTGGTCTTCATCCTGATTGCAGTCATGTTCGGTGCTGGCCTGCTTTGGCTGAGCGGCATCGCTGTTGTGCTGCAGTGGGCATGGGCGCTGATCCACATCTTCATCATCACCCTGCAAGCCTTCATCTTCATGATGCTGACCATCGTCTACCTGTCGATGGCTCATGAAGATAACCATTAA